A genomic segment from Nocardia cyriacigeorgica GUH-2 encodes:
- a CDS encoding Rieske 2Fe-2S domain-containing protein, giving the protein MADTPPGSGAKVRELDVGSAPTRYARGWHCLGLAKTFRDGKPHSVNAFGTKLVVWADTAGELRVLDAYCRHMGGDLSMGEIKGDDIACPFHDWRWGASGKCTSIPYARRVPPLARTRKWTTLERNGQLFVWHDHEGNPPPPEVTIPYIKGPYTDAGGNPVEELNPDWTEWTWNSLLIEGANCREIIDNVVDMAHFFYIHFAFPTYFKNVFEGHVATQFLETKGRPDVGIAAKYGGDNLLKSEASYFGPSYMINPLVNIYGGYEITVNLINCHYPVDHDSFVLQWGLSVEKPKGLDDATAAKLAKSMTTFFGDGFLQDVEIWKHKSKVDNPLLCEEDGPVYQLRRWYEQFYVDVADVTEKMTQRFEFEVDTTKANEAWEAEVAENLRRKREAEAAEADSAAAEAGV; this is encoded by the coding sequence ATGGCAGATACCCCACCCGGGAGCGGTGCGAAGGTCAGAGAGCTGGATGTCGGCTCGGCGCCCACCCGTTACGCGCGGGGATGGCATTGTCTGGGTCTGGCCAAGACGTTCCGCGACGGCAAGCCGCATTCGGTCAACGCGTTCGGCACCAAGCTCGTCGTCTGGGCCGATACCGCAGGCGAACTGCGGGTGCTCGACGCCTACTGCCGGCACATGGGCGGCGACCTGAGCATGGGCGAGATCAAGGGCGACGACATCGCCTGCCCCTTCCACGACTGGCGCTGGGGTGCCAGCGGCAAATGCACCTCGATCCCGTACGCGCGTCGAGTGCCGCCGCTGGCCCGGACCCGCAAGTGGACCACTCTCGAGCGCAACGGCCAGCTGTTCGTCTGGCACGACCACGAGGGCAACCCGCCGCCGCCGGAAGTCACCATCCCCTACATCAAGGGCCCCTACACCGACGCCGGCGGCAACCCGGTCGAGGAACTGAACCCCGACTGGACCGAGTGGACCTGGAACTCGCTGCTGATCGAGGGCGCCAACTGCCGCGAGATCATCGACAACGTGGTCGACATGGCGCACTTCTTCTACATCCACTTCGCCTTCCCGACCTACTTCAAGAACGTCTTCGAAGGTCACGTCGCGACCCAGTTCCTGGAGACCAAGGGCCGCCCGGATGTCGGGATCGCGGCCAAGTACGGCGGGGACAACCTGCTGAAGTCGGAAGCGTCGTACTTCGGCCCGTCCTACATGATCAACCCGCTGGTCAACATCTACGGCGGGTACGAGATCACGGTCAATCTGATCAACTGCCATTATCCGGTCGACCACGACTCGTTCGTGCTGCAATGGGGCCTGAGTGTCGAAAAGCCCAAGGGCCTCGACGACGCCACGGCGGCCAAGCTCGCCAAGAGCATGACCACCTTCTTCGGCGACGGCTTCCTGCAGGACGTGGAGATCTGGAAGCACAAGTCCAAGGTCGACAACCCGCTGCTGTGCGAGGAAGACGGGCCGGTCTACCAGCTGCGCCGCTGGTACGAGCAGTTCTACGTCGACGTCGCCGACGTCACCGAGAAGATGACCCAGCGCTTCGAGTTCGAGGTCGACACCACCAAGGCCAACGAGGCCTGGGAGGCCGAAGTCGCCGAGAACCTGCGGCGCAAGCGCGAGGCCGAAGCCGCCGAAGCCGATTCGGCCGCCGCGGAGGCGGGTGTGTAA
- a CDS encoding DUF427 domain-containing protein has protein sequence MTEAQREQVRIEPCHKRVRVYVGGKLVADTTRPSLVWEIPYYPTYYIPVADLRAKLEPNGSVRESIHRGEGTGYDVVVDGAIVPGAATRYLNTPELSELVRLDWNAMDEWFEEDEPIYVHPRDPYSRVDILSSSRHIRVEVDGVTVADSTAPRILFETGLPARYYLPLTDVRMDLLHPSDTHSRCPYKGTADYWNIRIGDTEHRDLVWIYRTPVAESQKIAGLACFYNEKVDIYLDGELQERPQTPFS, from the coding sequence ATGACCGAAGCGCAGCGGGAACAGGTCAGGATCGAGCCGTGTCACAAGCGGGTGCGGGTGTATGTCGGCGGCAAGCTGGTTGCCGATACCACTCGGCCGTCCCTGGTCTGGGAGATCCCCTACTACCCCACCTACTACATTCCGGTCGCCGATCTACGCGCGAAACTCGAGCCCAACGGCAGTGTCCGCGAGTCCATCCACCGCGGTGAGGGCACCGGTTACGACGTGGTCGTCGACGGTGCGATCGTGCCCGGCGCCGCGACGCGCTACCTGAACACACCGGAGCTGAGCGAGCTGGTGCGGCTGGACTGGAACGCGATGGACGAATGGTTCGAAGAGGACGAGCCGATCTACGTCCACCCGCGCGACCCGTACTCCCGCGTCGACATCCTGAGCAGTTCGCGCCATATCCGCGTCGAAGTCGACGGCGTCACCGTCGCCGATTCGACGGCACCGCGCATCCTGTTCGAAACCGGCCTGCCCGCACGGTATTACCTGCCGCTGACCGATGTCCGGATGGATCTGCTGCACCCGTCCGACACCCACAGCCGCTGCCCGTACAAGGGCACCGCCGACTACTGGAACATCCGCATCGGCGATACCGAGCACCGCGACCTGGTGTGGATCTATCGCACCCCGGTCGCGGAGAGCCAGAAGATCGCGGGCCTGGCCTGCTTCTACAACGAGAAGGTCGATATCTACCTCGACGGGGAGTTGCAGGAGCGGCCGCAGACCCCGTTCAGCTGA